In Triticum urartu cultivar G1812 chromosome 6, Tu2.1, whole genome shotgun sequence, the following proteins share a genomic window:
- the LOC125516123 gene encoding ABC transporter G family member 1-like, translated as MYTTALLTFMAIGGFPSFVEDVKVFRRERLSGHYGVAEFVISNTLSATPYLAVIAVIPGAMLYYLTGLTKGPDRFAYFVVNLCMCTMLVESMMMIIAVIVPDFLMGIIVGAGVQGVMMLNGGFFRLPNELPKPVWKYPCYYISFHKYAVQGFYKNEFIGQTFPSDQLVEKNVTISGLRVLQEKLQVEMGYSKWVNIAILCGMVVVYRVLFFAIVKIAEEVRPKLRGMRCKLCK; from the exons ATGTATACGACAGCCCTTCTTACTTTCATGGCTATTGGAGGATTCCCCTCTTTTGTAGAGGACGTAAAG GTATTCAGAAGGGAAAGGCTGAGCGGCCATTACGGCGTGGCAGAGTTTGTGATCTCAAACACGCTGTCGGCCACTCCATACCTGGCCGTCATCGCCGTGATCCCCGGCGCGATGCTGTACTACCTTACTGGGCTAACAAAAGGGCCTGACCGCTTCGCCTACTTCGTTGTCAACCTGTGCATGTGCACAATGCTGGTGGAGAGCATGATGATGATCATCGCCGTCATCGTCCCAGACTTCCTGATGGGGATCATTGTTGGGGCCGGGGTGCAAGGGGTGATGATGCTCAATGGCGGTTTCTTCCGCCTCCCTAACGAACTCCCAAAGCCAGTGTGGAAGTACCCTTGCTACTACATCTCCTTCCACAAGTACGCGGTGCAGGGGTTCTACAAGAACGAGTTCATAGGGCAGACGTTCCCAAGCGACCAGCTGGTCGAGAAGAATGTCACCATCAGTGGCCTTCGGGTGCTGCAAGAGAAGCTGCAGGTGGAGATGGGGTACTCCAAGTGGGTCAACATTGCCATCCTTTGTGGGATGGTGGTAGTGTACAGGGTCCTGTTCTTCGCAATTGTCAAGATTGCGGAGGAAGTCAGGCCAAAACTAAGGGGGATGAGATGCAAATTGTGTAAATAG
- the LOC125516122 gene encoding uncharacterized protein LOC125516122 translates to MSSQQSPSPAEAKSPRPPAPTTTVTALDDDLLREIFLRLHSLPTLVRAALSCRTFFHAVRSSPAFRRSFREVHPPPLLGLFFDPDGPSIPAFAPLRRRSDPDLAAVVRGADFFLTRLPDDDDDAAALPEWVIYDCRDGYILLEHGSLEQYAVYNPLTRALDLIPQPPDEIFDDQHGDASCLGCYILSSQEGGEPLRLVYTCHDESRARAAVFSSESREWQILPWSEPVRPLPEDEHWLKVGTMANGFVYWTHKNQAYILVLNTVTLQFSQMDVPPDLVDQDLMFKVGETKDGRPCIVCPIDFELHAWVWRAGQDGIETWIFDKKFSLETIVEVTEGTFEQHCELKVLAIIGGFVYFCTMDMLHDAIYPCWFLSLCMETGELGTLFRRRFDGHVYPYIMAWPPSLIDNKVNPQFEGA, encoded by the coding sequence ATGAGCTCGCAGCAGTCACCATCGCCGGCGGAGGCGAAGTCACCGCGACCGCCCGCACCCACCACCACCGTAACCGCTCTCGACGATGATCTCCTCCGTGAGATCTTCCTCCGCCTCCACTCCCTACCGACCCTTGTCCGTGCCGCCCTCAGCTGCCGCACCTTTTTCCACGCCGTCCGGTCGTCGCCCGCCTTCCGCCGGAGCTTCCGGGAGGTCCACCCACCACCTCTCCTCGGCCTCTTCTTCGACCCCGACGGCCCCTCCATCCCCGCCTTCGCACCCCTCCGCCGCCGCTCCGACCCTGACCTCGCAGCCGTCGTCCGCGGCGCCGATTTCTTCCTCACCCGCCTCcccgacgacgacgacgacgccgccGCCTTACCGGAGTGGGTCATATACGACTGCCGCGACGGCTACATCCTCCTCGAACACGGAAGCCTGGAGCAGTACGCCGTCTACAACCCCCTCACACGGGCCCTGGATCTCATCCCCCAGCCGCCCGACGAGATCTTCGACGACCAGCACGGCGACGCCTCCTGTCTTGGGTGCTACATCCTCTCCTCCCAAGAGGGCGGCGAACCACTGCGCCTGGTCTACACCTGTCACGACGAGTCGCGGGCGCGTGCCGCCGTCTTCTCATCAGAAAGCAGGGAGTGGCAGATCCTCCCGTGGTCGGAGCCTGTGAGGCCACTGCCTGAGGACGAACACTGGCTTAAGGTTGGCACGATGGCGAATGGCTTCGTCTACTGGACACACAAAAATCAAGCCTACATCCTTGTGCTGAACACTGTGACACTGCAATTCTCCCAGATGGATGTGCCGCCAGATTTGGTGGATCAAGATTTAATGTTTAAGGTTGGGGAGACCAAGGATGGAAGGCCTTGCATTGTCTGCCCGATTGATTTTGAGCTTCATGCTTGGGTATGGCGAGCCGGTCAGGATGGAATTGAGACATGGATATTCGACAAGAAGTTTTCCTTGGAGACGATTGTCGAGGTCACTGAGGGTACATTTGAGCAACATTGTGAACTGAAGGTTTTGGCCATCATTGGTGGATTTGTGTACTTCTGTACCATGGATATGTTGCATGATGCCATTTATCCTTGTTGGTTCCTGTCTCTATGCATGGAGACGGGGGAGCTGGGCACGCTCTTTCGGAGGAGATTTGACGGCCATGTTTACCCCTACATCATGGCATGGCCTCCTTCTTTGATAGACAACAAGGTGAACCCTCAATTCGAAGGTGCTTGA